A window from Podospora bellae-mahoneyi strain CBS 112042 chromosome 1 map unlocalized CBS112042p_1, whole genome shotgun sequence encodes these proteins:
- a CDS encoding uncharacterized protein (BUSCO:EOG09262NIR; EggNog:ENOG503P3UN; COG:K): MAGFIKTEEQKPVKAEPDAANGSPFMEDLLDESADLEFYDKFKDSADTYDRMYLARLPSYLWEAWSKLDDDDEIEIGKIRQFQDKDGKMQLQMLLHSNIQPHQELPKEYNLDVHNPDVHNTFVFTEQDLGSYAAKNKERAKALAAGIPAHLLRQQQQKQSGESSDRGRRSGPYTRKAIPKKTRIAGRIKHEVLCTPAANPETERFLFSRTKKTQETKKEVKVYEAGTNPRGLSGDKEWAGYLKVTEKPTKAKKMENKTARWPENQLLDAIAECFGRHRFWSIKAIRAVIPQPEVYLRETLEKIAVLHRSGSFANHWELKAEYKSMLKTAQPEDGAAAPPPDNNISDEEDEDIKMEDVI; this comes from the exons ATGGCTGGATTTATCAAGActgaggagcagaagccAGTCAAGGCTGAGCCCGACGCGGCCAACGGCTCGCCGTTCATGGAGGACCTGCTTGACGAGTCGGCCGATCTCGAGTTCTACGACAAGTTTAAAGACTCTGCCGACACGTACGATAGGATGTACCTGGCGCGTCTCCCCAGTTATCTATGGGAAGCTTGGTCGAAActggatgacgatgatgagatCGAAATTGGCAAGATTCGACAGTTCCAGGACAAGGACGGCAAAATG CAACTCCAGATGCTCCTTCACTCTAATATTCAGCCACATCAAGAACTTCCCAAGGAGTACAATCTCGATGTCCACAACCCCGACGTTCACAACACCTTCGTCTTCACCGAGCAGGATCTAGGCAGCTACgcggccaagaacaaggagagGGCAAAGGCGTTGGCTGCCGGTATCCCGGCTCATCTTTTGcgtcagcaacagcaaaagCAGTCAGGAGAGTCATCGGAccgagggagaagaagcggCCCATATACGCGGAAGGCGATTCCAA AGAAAACCAGAATTGCTGGCAGAATCAAGCACGAAGTACTTTGCACGcccgccgccaaccccgaGACCGAAAGATTTCTGTTCTCTCGCACGAAGAAGACGCAAGAAACGAAGAAGGAAGTTAAGGTGTACGAGGCTGGTACCAACCCTCGAGGCTTGTCTGGAGACAAGGAGTGGGCTGGATATCTC AAAGTTACCGAAAAAcccaccaaggccaagaagatggagaacaAGACCGCGCGCTGGCCCGAGAATCAGCTCCTCGATGCCATCGCCGAATGCTTCGGCCGCCACAGGTTCTGGTCTATCAAGGCTATCCGCGCCGTCATCCCACAGCCAGAGGTTTATTTGCGAGAAACTCTCGAGAAGATTGCTGTGCTTCATCGTTCTGGGTCTTTTGCCAACCACTGGGAATTAAAGGCAGAGTACAAGAGCATGCTCAAGACGGCGCAGCCGGAGGACGGTGCGGCCGCTCCACCACCCGATAACAACATTAGcgacgaagaggacgaggacatcAAGATGGAGGATGTGATTTAG
- a CDS encoding uncharacterized protein (EggNog:ENOG503P7IE; COG:S), with protein sequence MQARLDSAVISHLLHIQRLLTDYLKHLVFLFRSECFSLHNTQETFTATIYPAFCLEKMAGIIILDFDGTITTADTINTLASLPTSHHPGEVTEGHEKLWEEIVEGYVADHAEHTKNYVPEAKGRTTLGQELEYLESLRGPEGVSIGRVSRGSLFANLKEEDFRVFGQRIVENGRGREGEEERVVLRRGFKEFVGRCRENGWEIGVVSVNWSRDFIMGVISEQCGGLDGVKVVANGIRYPEGTIEGPKELGREVMMTAGDKLRGMELLSKEGGERKRVVYFGDSTTDLACLVEADLGVVVADEEEGKLLVTLRRIGYGVPHVGGEYRREKDGKKQGMVWARDFEELMRSGVVEGLRR encoded by the coding sequence ATGCAGGCCAGGCTTGATTCTGCCGTCATCTCGCATTTGCTGCACATACAACGTCTACTGACTGACTACCTAAAACaccttgtttttttgtttcgttCTGAATGTTTTTCTCTTCACAATACCCAAGAAACTTTCACCGCAACCATATACCCCGCATTTTGTCTGGAGAAAATGGCAGGCATAATCATCCTCGACTTTGACGGCACCATCACGACTGCTGACACGATCAACACCCTGGCTTCATTGCCGACATCTCACCACCCGGGGGAAGTGACGGAGGGGCATGAGAAGCtgtgggaggagattgtggagggGTATGTGGCTGATCATGCGGAGCACACCAAGAATTATGTGCCCGAGGCCAAAGGGAGGACCACACTGGGGCAGGAGTTGGAGTATCTTGAGAGTTTGAGGGGGCCGGAGGGGGTGTCGATTGGGAGGGTTAGTCGGGGATCACTTTTTGCAAACCTTAAAGAGGAGGACTTTCGGGTGTTTGGGCAGAGGATCGTGGAGAATGggcggggaagggagggagaagaggagagggtggttttgaggagggggttcaAGGAGTTTGTGGGACGGTGTCGAGAGAATGGCTGGGAGATTGGGGTTGTGAGTGTGAATTGGAGTCGGGATTTTATCATGGGGGTTATAAGTGAGCAGTGCggtgggttggatggggttAAGGTGGTGGCGAATGGGATTAGATACCCAGAGGGGACGATTGAAGGGCCGAaggagctggggagggaggtgatgatgacggcgGGGGATAAAttgagggggatggagttGTTGTCaaaggaaggaggggagaggaaaCGGGTGGTGTATTTTGGGGATTCGACCACGGATTTGGCTTgcttggtggaggcggatttgggggttgtggttgctgatgaggaggaggggaagttgTTGGTTAcgttgaggaggattggGTATGGGGTGCCGCATGTGGGGGGGGAGTATaggagagaaaaagatgGGAAGAAACAGGGGATGGTGTGGGCGAGGGATTTCGAGGAGCTCATGAGGagtggtgtggttgaggggctgcggaggtga
- the LCL3_1 gene encoding putative endonuclease lcl3 (EggNog:ENOG503NXHK; COG:C), with protein MSPHTSPQQTIMCFHKRILFACSHYAWLTTPEATIPCEVERRFLRGGMPESDNDNENETMSETGGGFDKQNLLPEEGCNQMWSHGFHTVKVGEDCRSCAYKRRRKESMIGEVKEVIKSLRVNLERITTGAELGQEIGDEENNSFDEEDDWGLTVRSKNSDSTRNSAGTTGFKLTSSPGGSSETTGTGDTSLSLDGERDHGLVKEPLLGRDDGDDDDDGERKHERMEEAIMKRRDQMRKSELFVDGMEIASTIPGNLRREWREKWRETGNCGYEHDYNRKLMTGRREPLLPMLVSIRRRRQILLGTGFDSSVRRE; from the exons ATGTCACCCCACACATCACCACAACAAACGATAATGTGCTTCCACAAACGCATCCTCTTCGCCTGCAGCCACTACGCCTGGCTCACGACGCCCGAAGCGACGATTCCTTGCGAGGTCGAGAGGAGGTTTCTAAGGGGTGGGATGCCCGAGTCTGATAATGATAACGAGAATGAGACTATGAGTGAGACTGGAGGTGGTTTTGACAAGCAAAATCtgctgccggaggaggggtgtAACCAAATGTGGTCTCATGGGTTTCACACCGTcaaggttggggaggattgCAGAAGTTGTGCGTACAAACGAAGGAGGAAGGAGTCGATGATCGGGGAGGTGAAAGAGGTTATCAAGAGCTTGAGGGTGAACTTGGAGAGGATAACGACGGGTGCGGAGCTGGGGCAGGAAattggtgatgaggagaacaACAGttttgacgaggaagatgattgGGGTTTGACTGTGAGAAGTAAAAATTCTGACTCGACGAGGAATTCAGCCGGGACGACGGGGTTTAAGTTGACGTCTTCGCCTGGGGGGTCGAGTGAGACTACGGGTACGGGTGATACTTCACTGTCACTGGATGGTGAGAGGGATCATGGGTTGGTGAAAGAGCCTCTGCTGGGAAGGGatgacggtgatgatgatgatgatggtgagagGAAGCACGAAAGGATGGAAGAG GCAATCATGAAGAGAAGGGACCAGATGAGAAAGAGTGAGCTATTTGTTGACGGGATGGAGATTGCGTCGACAATACCAGGAAATCTGAGGAGAGAGTGGAGAGAGAAGTGGCGCGAGACGGGTAATTGTGGGTATGAGCATGATTACAATAGGAAGTTGATgacagggaggagggagccgCTTTTGCCCATGTTGGTTTCTATTCGACGACGGCGGCAGATATTGTTGGGAACTGGGTTTGACAGCTCGGTAAGAAGAGAATAA
- the LCL3_2 gene encoding putative endonuclease lcl3 (BUSCO:EOG092644K0; EggNog:ENOG503NXHK; COG:C), producing MPWSPGSSSAPSGGKDDIKSKLSSWTKPIRDHLSEGSNWIAPVIAAGATVGFWSFYKTYLRRIPNSAHVSPRYFHRRSLFGKVTSVGDGDGFHLYHTPGGRLAGWGWLRTVPKLKKELKGQTIPIRIAGVDAPEGGHFGRTAQPFAAEAQKFLESHILNRRVRAYVWRRDQYDRIVATVYVRRPPFFQRKDVSMELLKQGFATTYEAKTGAEFGGPSKEIEYKVVEEVARQKGKGMWSLEKGGGFFHPSKKAQAIESPMAYKRRVKLAEEQQRKLDP from the exons ATGCCATGGAGTCCAGGGTCCTCTTCGGCGCCGTCAGGCGGCAAAGACGACATTAAATCAAAACTATCCTCGTGGACCAAACCTATACGCGATCACCTCAGCGAAGGCAGCAACTGGATCGCACCTGTCATCGCCGCTGGTGCGACTGTGGGATTTTGGAGCTTCTACAAGACCTACCTCCGGCGCATCCCCAACAGCGCCCATGTTTCCCCGCGATACTTTCACCGGCGGAGCTTGTTTGGCAAGGTAACTagtgttggggatggtgatgggttcCACTTGTATCATACACCAGGTGGGCGtttggctggctggggcTGGCTGAGGACGGTGccgaagctgaagaaggaatTGAAGGGGCAGACG ATCCCCATCCGCATCGCCGGCGTCGACGCCCCCGAAGGCGGTCACTTTGGCCGAACCGCTCAGCCCTTTGCTGCCGAAGCACAAAAGTTTCTGGAGAGCCACATCCTCAACCGCCGAGTCCGCGCCTATGTTTGGAGACGCGACCAATATGACAGAATCGTGGCCACCGTTTATGTCCGACGGCCGCCATTCTTTCAACGAAAAGACGTCTCGATGGAGCTGCTCAAGCAGGGATTCGCAACTACGTACGAGGCCAAGACGGGCGCTGAGTTTGGCGGGCCGTCCAAGGAGATCGAATACAaagttgtcgaggaggtggcAAGAcagaaagggaaggggatgtGGTCCCTTGAGAAGGGAGGCGGGTTTTTCCACCCGAGCAAAAAAGCCCAGGCGATTGAGAGCCCGATGGCATACAAGAGGCGAGTGAAGCTAGCGGAGGAGCAGCAACGCAAGTTGGATCCGTGA